One window from the genome of Esox lucius isolate fEsoLuc1 chromosome 23, fEsoLuc1.pri, whole genome shotgun sequence encodes:
- the LOC117593767 gene encoding polysialoglycoprotein-like, with the protein MRSHGPWLLLECLLLECLLLEWELWKVSCLPFGEFQKPDGISLTGIQENPDNGGSKSTTATTHQGSFVVTDMANDLGEGPTGSATTTTAGEGPTGSATTTTAGEGPTGSATTTTAGEGPTGSATTTAGEGPTGSATTTTAGEGPTGSATTTTAGEGPTGSATTTTAGEAATTTAGEAATTTAGEAATTTAGEAATTAGEAATTAGEAATTTADEELL; encoded by the exons ATGAGAAGTCATGGTCCATGGCTGCTGTTGGAATGCCTGTTGTTAGAATGCCTATTGTTAGAATGGGAGCTGTGGAAAG TCTCTTGTTTACCTTTTGGCGAGTTCCAGAAGCCAGATgggatctctctgacaggaattcaag AGAATCCGGACAATGGCGGTTCCAAAAGCACAACTGCCACCACTCATCAAGGTTCATTTGTAGTTACCGACATGGCTAATGACCTTGGCGAAGGGCCCACGGGCtcggccaccaccaccacgGCGGGCGAGGGGCCCACGGGCtcggccaccaccaccacgGCGGGCGAGGGGCCCACGGGCtcggccaccaccaccacgGCGGGCGAGGGGCCCACGGGCTCGGCCACCACCACGGCGGGCGAGGGGCCCACGGGCtcggccaccaccaccacgGCGGGCGAGGGGCCCACGGGCtcggccaccaccaccacgGCGGGCGAGGGGCCCACGGGCtcggccaccaccaccacgGCGGGCGAGGCCGCCACCACCACGGCGGGCGAGGCCGCCACCACCACGGCGGGCGAGGCCGCCACCACCACGGCGGGCGAGGCCGCCACCACGGCGGGCGAGGCCGCCACCACGGCGGGCGAGGCGGCTACCACCACGGCGGACGAGGAACTTCTGTAG
- the LOC117592770 gene encoding vegetative cell wall protein gp1 isoform X2, producing the protein MLLRILIMGAVDVVWVVVLIVGNVKVSCFPFVNLDNGGSKGSSATATSVVTSASPAPTHHGEPVVTSASPAPTHHGEPVVTSASPAPTHHGEPVVTSASPAPTHHGEPVVTSASPAPTHHRLSEITKGMSTELGATTVSPTTHVITGSKTSMYADHRHDGDHYDYDCQNCYGYGCSWGLCRGCDWSRCS; encoded by the exons ATGCTGCTGAGAATTCTAATAATGGGAGCTGTGGATGTGGTCTGGGTTGTTGTACTGATTGTTGGGAATGTGAAAG TGTCTTGTTTCCCTTTTG TAAATTTGGACAATGGAGGATCTAAAGGATCATCTGCCACTGCTACATCTGTAGTCACGTCAGCGTCTCCTGCCCCCACCCATCATGGGGAGCCCGTCGTCACGTCAGCGTCTCCTGCCCCCACCCATCATGGGGAGCCCGTCGTCACGTCAGCGTCTCCTGCCCCCACCCATCATGGGGAGCCCGTCGTCACGTCAGCATCTCCTGCCCCCACCCATCATGGGGAGCCCGTCGTCACGTCAGCGTCTCCTGCCCCCACCCATCATAGATTGTCTGAAATTACAAAAGGCATGTCTACTGAACTTGGTGCAACCACAGTCTCTCCTACCACCCATGTGATAACTGGTTCCAAAACTAGCATGTATGCTGACCACCGTCACGACGGGGACCATTACGACTATGACTGCCAGAACTGCTATGGTTATGGCTGTAGTTGGGGTCTCTGTCGTGGCTGTGACTGGAGTCGCTGTTCCTAG
- the LOC117592770 gene encoding uncharacterized protein LOC117592770 isoform X1 — protein sequence MLLRILIMGAVDVVWVVVLIVGNVKVSCFPFGESQKFDGIYLKGFQVNLDNGGSKGSSATATSVVTSASPAPTHHGEPVVTSASPAPTHHGEPVVTSASPAPTHHGEPVVTSASPAPTHHGEPVVTSASPAPTHHRLSEITKGMSTELGATTVSPTTHVITGSKTSMYADHRHDGDHYDYDCQNCYGYGCSWGLCRGCDWSRCS from the exons ATGCTGCTGAGAATTCTAATAATGGGAGCTGTGGATGTGGTCTGGGTTGTTGTACTGATTGTTGGGAATGTGAAAG TGTCTTGTTTCCCTTTTGGTGAGTCTCAGAAGTTTGATGGAATCTATCTGAAGGGATTTCAAG TAAATTTGGACAATGGAGGATCTAAAGGATCATCTGCCACTGCTACATCTGTAGTCACGTCAGCGTCTCCTGCCCCCACCCATCATGGGGAGCCCGTCGTCACGTCAGCGTCTCCTGCCCCCACCCATCATGGGGAGCCCGTCGTCACGTCAGCGTCTCCTGCCCCCACCCATCATGGGGAGCCCGTCGTCACGTCAGCATCTCCTGCCCCCACCCATCATGGGGAGCCCGTCGTCACGTCAGCGTCTCCTGCCCCCACCCATCATAGATTGTCTGAAATTACAAAAGGCATGTCTACTGAACTTGGTGCAACCACAGTCTCTCCTACCACCCATGTGATAACTGGTTCCAAAACTAGCATGTATGCTGACCACCGTCACGACGGGGACCATTACGACTATGACTGCCAGAACTGCTATGGTTATGGCTGTAGTTGGGGTCTCTGTCGTGGCTGTGACTGGAGTCGCTGTTCCTAG
- the LOC117592770 gene encoding proteoglycan 4 isoform X3 — protein MLLRILIMGAVDVVWVVVLIVGNVKVNLDNGGSKGSSATATSVVTSASPAPTHHGEPVVTSASPAPTHHGEPVVTSASPAPTHHGEPVVTSASPAPTHHGEPVVTSASPAPTHHRLSEITKGMSTELGATTVSPTTHVITGSKTSMYADHRHDGDHYDYDCQNCYGYGCSWGLCRGCDWSRCS, from the exons ATGCTGCTGAGAATTCTAATAATGGGAGCTGTGGATGTGGTCTGGGTTGTTGTACTGATTGTTGGGAATGTGAAAG TAAATTTGGACAATGGAGGATCTAAAGGATCATCTGCCACTGCTACATCTGTAGTCACGTCAGCGTCTCCTGCCCCCACCCATCATGGGGAGCCCGTCGTCACGTCAGCGTCTCCTGCCCCCACCCATCATGGGGAGCCCGTCGTCACGTCAGCGTCTCCTGCCCCCACCCATCATGGGGAGCCCGTCGTCACGTCAGCATCTCCTGCCCCCACCCATCATGGGGAGCCCGTCGTCACGTCAGCGTCTCCTGCCCCCACCCATCATAGATTGTCTGAAATTACAAAAGGCATGTCTACTGAACTTGGTGCAACCACAGTCTCTCCTACCACCCATGTGATAACTGGTTCCAAAACTAGCATGTATGCTGACCACCGTCACGACGGGGACCATTACGACTATGACTGCCAGAACTGCTATGGTTATGGCTGTAGTTGGGGTCTCTGTCGTGGCTGTGACTGGAGTCGCTGTTCCTAG